Part of the candidate division WOR-3 bacterium genome is shown below.
ACTATCGATAATCAGAAATAAAAAGTTAGGAAGCCAGGCAGATAAGAATGGACTTATTACCATTGCTTGTCCATATGCTTTGGTGGTTTGCACTAAACCCCAATAGATAAATGAGAAGAGTAGTCCCAGACCAAGCCCAAACATTACGCCACCTTTTCTTAATGTGACGGCTAAAGGCAAACTTAAAATTATTAATATAAAACTGATAAAACTCTGCGCAAACCGATAATGGAACTCAACTTCTTGTTTTGCGGTTTCAACACCGGCTTTTTTTAATTGCTGAATGAATTGAAAGAGTTCCCAAATATTAAGTTCTTCGATAGTGCGGGTCTCTTCGATAAAATTAACGGGTTTTTCTTGGATCGGTAGAATTAAAGTATCATAATAGGTATATTGCTCAAATGTATCGGCGATAAAGATTCTTTCACCGATATTATTTGCCAGCCATAATTTATTCTGCCAGACTGCTCTTTTACCATCATAGCGCGTTTTCACTTTGCCATTCTCGTCAAATTGAACAATGATAAAGTTTGACATTGTGCCATTACTTTCATATTCTTGGATAAAATACACAGTTCGTTCATTACCCATAACAAATAGATTATGCCACTTGTGGACAATTGTCTCACTGCGTCGTTCAATTTTAATTCTTTTAAGTCTTTCTAATTTCCGATTCATCGGAATTGTAATCAATTCAAAACTCAGGAATTGAAAGATTACAAGTATTAAGCCCAAAACTAACATTGGTAAAAATAGCCGATAGATATTAATTCCCGCACTCTTGAAGACATAGATTGAGCGTTCTCGAGTTAATACACCATAAACAAAAAAACAGGCAAGGATTGTTCCCACTGGCAGTAATAGACTTACGGCCGATGGTGTGCTATAAAAATAGTATTCTAAAACAGTAAATATGGAAACTCGACGATTGATAAAATATTGTAGTTCTTCAAATAGGTCAATGATTTGATAAATGGCAACAACGGAAAGCGTTGCTAAAAAAGTATACTTGATGAACTCTTTTATGAGGAATCGGTCAATTATTTTCATTAATTTGT
Proteins encoded:
- a CDS encoding LptF/LptG family permease; protein product: MKIIDRFLIKEFIKYTFLATLSVVAIYQIIDLFEELQYFINRRVSIFTVLEYYFYSTPSAVSLLLPVGTILACFFVYGVLTRERSIYVFKSAGINIYRLFLPMLVLGLILVIFQFLSFELITIPMNRKLERLKRIKIERRSETIVHKWHNLFVMGNERTVYFIQEYESNGTMSNFIIVQFDENGKVKTRYDGKRAVWQNKLWLANNIGERIFIADTFEQYTYYDTLILPIQEKPVNFIEETRTIEELNIWELFQFIQQLKKAGVETAKQEVEFHYRFAQSFISFILIILSLPLAVTLRKGGVMFGLGLGLLFSFIYWGLVQTTKAYGQAMVISPFLSAWLPNFLFLIIDSYLFIKVKK